In Microcella indica, the genomic window TCGGCACGCTCACCGAGACGCTCGACGCTGTCTCCCTCGCCCAGCGCAGCGGCTACACGGCCGTGCTGTCGCACCGCTCGGGCGAGACGGAGGACACCACGATCGCCGACCTCGCGGTCGCGACGAACTGCGGCCAGATCAAGACGGGCGCGCCCGCGCGCTCGGAGCGCGTCGCGAAGTACAACCAGTTGCTGCGCATCGAGGAGGAGCTGGGCGAGGCCGCCGTGTACGCCGGTCGCTCGGCCTTCCCGCGCTTCACCGCCTAGGCGGCGCCGTGGCCCGCCCCCCGCGCAGCGCCTCCCCGGCTCCGGCCGCGGAGGCGCTGGGGGTGGGCGCCTGGTTCCGCAACCTTCAGCTCTCCGGGTTCACCGTTACCGTCTTCCTGCTGATCGTCGCGGGGCTCGTCGTGCTCGCGCCCTCCCTGCGCATCCTCGTGGAGCAGCGGCAGGAGATCGCCGAGCTGGAGCGAACTGTCGCCGAGCAGCAGGCGGCGGTCGAGGATCTCGAGATCGAGATCGATCGCTGGCAGGACCCTGCCTACATCGAGGCGCAAGCGCGCGGTCGGCTGCTGTACGTGTACCCGGGCGACATCAGCTATCTCGTGATCGACGACGGGCTCACTCCCGCCTCGGATGACGGTCAGCCGATCAGCGACGAGATTCAGACGACGCGCGTCGACTGGACGCGCGCGCTGCTGTCGTCGTTCGTCACGGCGGGCCTCACCGACCTGCCGGCCGACTCTCTCGTCTCCCCTGCGTTCGAGGGGGCGCAGTGAGCCGGCCGCCGTTCGCACCTTTCAGCGAGGGCGATGTCGCGCTCGTCAGTGCGCAGCTCGGTCGCCCAGCGCGCGACGTCGTCGGCATTCCCGCCCGCTGCGTGTGCGGCGCGCCCACGGTCGTCGCGACCCGGCCGCGGCTCTCGAACGGAACACCCTTCCCGACCCTCTACTACCTGAGCCACCCCGCGGCGACGGCGGCCGTCTCCCGACTCGAGGCCGACGGCCGCATGGCCGAGTTCACGGCGATGCTCGCCGAGGACTCCGCAGTCGCTGCGCAGTACCGCGCCGCTCACGAGGCGTACCTGGCCGACCGCGGGCAGCTGCTGGACGTTCCCGAGATCGACGACTACTCCGCCGGGGGCATGCCGACGAGGGTCAAGTGCCTGCACGCCCTCGTCGGCCATTCCCTGGCCGTGGGGCCGGGCGTCAACCCGATCGGCGACCGCGCCCTCGCAGAGTGCGGCTGGACCCCCGAGGTGTGCGCGTGCACTCCCGACCTGCGCGGCTCCTAGCGCGCCTGACCGTGCTCGCCGTGGCGGGCGCTGGCGCTCTCGCGCTCGCTCCGGCTCCGGATGCCCGCGCAGACTCGATCAGAGACCTCCAGTACTGGCTCGACGAGTACGGAATTCGCGAGGCGTGGCAGATCACGCGAGGCGCGGGTGTCACGATCGCGGTCATCGACTCGGGCGTCGACGCGGCGCATCCCGATCTCGCGGGCGCGGTCATCGGGGGCACCGACGTCTCGGGGCGGGGAGCCGACGACGGAACGCGGCCGGTCAGCGGAACGGGCAGCACGCACGGCACTATGGTGGCCTCCCTCGCGGCAGGACGGGGCAGCGGGCCCACGAACGGTGTCATCGGCGCGGCTCCAGCGGCCTCGCTGCTGAGCATTTCCCTCGCCTTCGGAGCGGGGGAGCGCAGCGCCGACGCGCAGGTCGCCGACGCGGTGCGATGGGCCGTCGACAACGGCGCCGACATCATCTCGCTCTCCCTCACGCGCAACACCCTCGGCTGGCCGGAGAGCTGGGACGACGCGTTCGGCTACGCCGAGGAGAACGACGT contains:
- a CDS encoding FtsB family cell division protein, whose protein sequence is MARPPRSASPAPAAEALGVGAWFRNLQLSGFTVTVFLLIVAGLVVLAPSLRILVEQRQEIAELERTVAEQQAAVEDLEIEIDRWQDPAYIEAQARGRLLYVYPGDISYLVIDDGLTPASDDGQPISDEIQTTRVDWTRALLSSFVTAGLTDLPADSLVSPAFEGAQ
- a CDS encoding DUF501 domain-containing protein, with protein sequence MSRPPFAPFSEGDVALVSAQLGRPARDVVGIPARCVCGAPTVVATRPRLSNGTPFPTLYYLSHPAATAAVSRLEADGRMAEFTAMLAEDSAVAAQYRAAHEAYLADRGQLLDVPEIDDYSAGGMPTRVKCLHALVGHSLAVGPGVNPIGDRALAECGWTPEVCACTPDLRGS